TGCGGTGAGCACAAAATCCAGACCCAGTACGGCCAGCGACGAATGAACTACAGTGCGCGTTGTCGCGCGACTAATCCCTTCAGAGGTCGGTATCGCATCGTAACCATTGAACAACGCAATCCAGGTAACCGTGAACGCAAAGACCACGCTTTTAATCAGGCAGTTCACGAGATCCATACGCAGATCAACCGCATCCTGCATCGCGGACCAGAAGAAGCCCGCGTCAATGCCTTTCCACTGCACGCCCACCAGCGAACCGCCCCAAATTCCGACGGCCACAAACAGAATAGTCAGCAGAGGTAGCGAGATCACACCCGCCCAAAAACGCGGAGAGATAACACGACGCAGAGGATCAACCGCCATCATTTCCATGCTGGAAAGCTGTTCCGTTGCGCGCATCAAACCAATTTCTGCAGTTAACGCAGAACCCGCGCGTCCGGCAAAAAGCAGCGCCGCAACAACCGGTCCAAGTTCGCGCAACAGAGAAAGAGCCACCAGCATACCGAGGCTGGTTTCAGCGCTGTACGTCGTTAGAACAAGGTAGCCTTGCAGCCCAAGAACCATACCGATAAACAAACCGGACACGATAATAATGAGCATCGACAGTACGCCGACATTATAGAGCTGGCGTACCAGCAATGGCGCATGCTTGCGAAATTCCGGCTTGCCTACCAGCGCATTGAACAACATCAACCCGGCACGCCCGAACGTCCTGATGGTTTTTATGCCACGGTGTCCCAGAGCGGCCAACGCATTTAACAGCATCAGTGGCTTAACTCCCTATTCCCAATAAATCTTGATGATAATCACACGCGGGATAGCGGAACGGCACAGGGCCATCCGCAATACCGTCCAGGAACTGTCGAACCCGTGGATCGCAGTTATTCTGCAATTCTTGAGCCCCCCCGTGCGCCACAATTTTTTTATCCGCCACAATGTAAGCGTAATCCGCAATGCTCAGCACTTCGGGGACATCATGAGAGACCACAACGCAGGTGACGCCGAGTGCACTGTTAAGTTCTGAAATCAGCTTAACCAGCACGC
This sequence is a window from Enterobacter sp. 638. Protein-coding genes within it:
- the mlaE gene encoding lipid asymmetry maintenance ABC transporter permease subunit MlaE, giving the protein MLLNALAALGHRGIKTIRTFGRAGLMLFNALVGKPEFRKHAPLLVRQLYNVGVLSMLIIIVSGLFIGMVLGLQGYLVLTTYSAETSLGMLVALSLLRELGPVVAALLFAGRAGSALTAEIGLMRATEQLSSMEMMAVDPLRRVISPRFWAGVISLPLLTILFVAVGIWGGSLVGVQWKGIDAGFFWSAMQDAVDLRMDLVNCLIKSVVFAFTVTWIALFNGYDAIPTSEGISRATTRTVVHSSLAVLGLDFVLTALMFGN